In a single window of the Desulfonatronum thiodismutans genome:
- the ilvN gene encoding acetolactate synthase small subunit codes for MSEKRHTVLDVRVNNHPGVMSHVCGLFSRRAFNVEAILCLPVNGGEESRVWMLIFEDDRLEQMIRQMRKLRDVHEVRVTADAVDVFAQLRRIMEPDTGINAPWPQEN; via the coding sequence ATGTCTGAGAAGCGCCATACCGTGCTCGACGTGCGGGTCAACAACCATCCCGGCGTGATGTCTCATGTCTGCGGCCTGTTCTCTCGCCGGGCCTTCAACGTGGAGGCTATTCTCTGTCTGCCGGTGAACGGCGGTGAGGAAAGCCGCGTCTGGATGCTGATCTTCGAGGATGACCGCCTGGAGCAAATGATCCGCCAGATGCGCAAGCTGCGGGACGTGCACGAGGTCCGCGTAACGGCTGACGCCGTGGACGTTTTCGCCCAACTGCGACGAATCATGGAGCCGGATACCGGGATAAACGCTCCATGGCCTCAAGAAAACTGA
- a CDS encoding GNAT family N-acetyltransferase — protein MRTTPHTQLRVPAEGRFLVLVQGHVRDVARIAGFPAKDVLALELAAEEAFQNICAHAYPDGTPGNMLVKGELLEGELRLEFIDEGLPFDPALLHRQPKRAESEVVGLGMKLIHHAVDEVRWVNRGRQGKALCLVKQLPRDDRPGGGSDTLIAQPAVHLDTEAHADHAAGRSRTSQSSGASHGARTPEAHGQPIEVRPLQADDALDVARLFWLTYGYSYKNEAFYRPEGLLDLVTRGVLASYVAVTSDGEVVGHAGLLRPEPVPMAEMALLVVSPAYRGRGLMKQFFSALSNRAREMGLFGLSLNPVTSHSISQRNVINMGGRPCGLDLAACPPRQFKAMGLEDGPGHRESYLHCFLYLTNPNLALAPALAFVPERHRRITERIYENLERPLIPAAVEVDQGSRERASGVYTVSFDRGLLKGVVRVSTADARQWPEILRAGTDLLDIAGAEVVHVDLPLAQRATAVLCELAEAAGFFFAGIWPHAAEDGDMLRLSRPSAPLDMSLLRLHSDFAQELAEYVGTEMKRAATIYDSHRRDLEH, from the coding sequence ATGCGCACGACACCGCACACGCAGCTCAGAGTTCCGGCGGAGGGACGTTTTCTTGTTCTTGTGCAGGGCCATGTCCGCGACGTGGCGCGCATTGCGGGCTTTCCGGCCAAGGACGTCCTGGCTCTGGAACTGGCGGCCGAGGAGGCCTTTCAGAACATCTGCGCCCACGCCTATCCGGACGGAACCCCGGGGAACATGCTCGTAAAGGGCGAGCTGTTGGAAGGGGAATTGCGCCTGGAGTTCATTGACGAAGGCCTGCCGTTTGACCCGGCGCTGCTCCATCGCCAACCCAAGCGCGCGGAAAGCGAGGTCGTCGGTCTGGGAATGAAGCTCATCCACCACGCGGTGGACGAGGTCCGCTGGGTGAACCGCGGGCGCCAGGGCAAGGCCTTGTGCCTGGTCAAACAGCTGCCCCGGGACGATAGGCCGGGAGGCGGGAGCGACACCCTCATTGCCCAGCCCGCGGTGCATCTCGATACAGAGGCCCACGCGGATCATGCTGCCGGGCGATCCCGGACATCCCAGAGTTCGGGGGCATCCCATGGAGCGCGAACCCCGGAGGCCCATGGACAGCCCATTGAAGTCCGCCCGCTCCAGGCCGACGATGCCCTGGATGTGGCCCGGTTGTTCTGGCTGACCTACGGATACTCCTACAAGAACGAGGCTTTCTACAGGCCCGAGGGGCTTCTGGATCTGGTTACCCGGGGCGTCCTCGCCAGCTACGTGGCCGTAACCAGTGACGGCGAGGTGGTCGGCCATGCCGGGCTGTTGCGGCCCGAGCCCGTGCCCATGGCCGAGATGGCCCTGCTGGTGGTCTCTCCGGCGTACCGGGGTCGCGGCCTGATGAAGCAGTTCTTCTCCGCCCTCTCGAACCGGGCCCGCGAGATGGGCCTGTTCGGCCTTTCCCTCAATCCGGTCACCAGTCATTCCATCAGCCAACGCAACGTCATCAACATGGGCGGTCGCCCCTGCGGTCTGGACCTCGCGGCCTGCCCTCCGCGTCAGTTCAAGGCCATGGGCCTGGAAGACGGCCCCGGCCATCGGGAATCCTATCTGCACTGCTTTCTCTATTTGACGAATCCGAATCTGGCCCTGGCCCCAGCCCTGGCCTTTGTCCCGGAGCGGCACCGACGCATCACGGAGCGCATCTACGAAAACCTGGAGCGCCCCTTGATCCCGGCCGCGGTGGAAGTCGACCAGGGTTCGAGGGAAAGGGCCAGCGGCGTCTATACGGTGTCCTTTGATCGCGGACTGTTGAAGGGCGTGGTGCGGGTCTCGACCGCCGATGCGCGGCAATGGCCGGAAATTTTGCGAGCGGGCACGGATCTTCTGGACATTGCCGGGGCCGAGGTGGTGCATGTCGATCTGCCTCTGGCCCAGCGAGCCACGGCGGTGCTTTGCGAGTTGGCCGAGGCCGCCGGTTTCTTCTTCGCCGGGATCTGGCCCCATGCGGCGGAGGACGGCGACATGCTGCGGCTCAGCCGTCCGTCCGCTCCACTGGACATGAGTCTGCTGCGTCTGCACTCGGATTTTGCTCAGGAGCTGGCGGAGTACGTGGGGACGGAGATGAAGAGGGCAGCCACGATATACGATTCTCATCGGCGTGACCTGGAACACTGA
- a CDS encoding type II toxin-antitoxin system RelE family toxin, producing the protein MSRSPLYRLRVSDDLAALIRGLHPELKRKVREALALIVENPTLGKPLKRELEGLRSFRVSRFRIIYSLTEKREIQIIAIGPRDRIYEETARIEKRE; encoded by the coding sequence ATGAGCCGAAGTCCTTTGTATCGACTGCGCGTCTCGGACGATCTGGCTGCACTGATTCGCGGTCTGCATCCTGAGCTGAAACGAAAAGTCCGCGAGGCGCTTGCGCTGATCGTGGAGAATCCGACACTGGGGAAGCCCTTGAAGCGGGAACTGGAGGGCCTGCGAAGTTTTCGCGTCAGCAGATTCCGGATCATCTACAGCCTGACGGAAAAGAGAGAAATCCAGATCATTGCCATCGGCCCCCGTGACCGGATTTATGAGGAAACGGCGCGCATTGAGAAGAGAGAATGA